GTACCAAAGGTGCTAACTTGGCCAGCCAAAGTTTTAGAATACCACTATTCCCAGATTCAGAATTCACTGCATGCTTATTGAAAGATTTGATAGCAAACTCGATAACAGCTAATTTAGCTTTTGGTGACCTCTGCTCATCCAACGAACGAAGCAATGCAGGTAAAAGAGAATCCACTCCATAAGCTTTGCTCACAATTTCCAAAGTTGTGGTGCACGGTTGGCGTACTAACTCCTTCGGATCAATTAACCGTGAGAAGACATGCGGTAAGATCCTCTCCATATAGCTTTCGAAAGGCCTTCTGCAAGCTGGAATGATCTCTGCTAATGTTGAAAGGGCTGCTTGTGCAACTTTATGGTGAGGGTCATCCAAGTGGTGAAAGAACAGTTTCATGACCTTCTCAAAACTCTGTGTGACTTCTTGAGTACCCCTTGGTCCTTGTTGCAGCAAAGTCCTTAGAAAATTGAAAGCAGCAACTCTAACAGACCAATCGGAAGTTGGACTTAGGCCCTCAGTCAAAGCATCGTTTAGAGATGCTGGACCATCCACATAGTTTCCCATGTCATTATGTGCTAGCTGACTATCATCaaaactgtttctgctgcttGCAGAAACCCGTGCAGTGACAGGTTTCCTCAAAAGTGGCCGCTGGAAATTGGGAACGTAACTATTATGAGAATCCCTAAAGTTACCATCTTTATAGGGTGTGTCAAGGTATGTCTTGTCCATGTGTGATGCCACATATCGCCTGCTTGCCCTGTTATTTGTATTGTCTTCGAAGGAACTTACTTCTTGCTGCCTTTCAGAACCTCTTTTTGCTGTATACGACAACGATAAAGCTGATAAAGTCTCACTTCCAGCATTACTGAGATATGAATATGTACGTGGATCTTTGGAACAATGACTCTGAGGATTGATGAAATCTGACACCATAGAACCACCATTTCGACTACTACCTCTAGATATATTAGAAACAGTTGAATCCGCAAACACGGAATTTGTCAAATGGTTTGAAGCAGAAACAGAGGCTGGAAATGGTGGGTCACGAGCTGATGGAGGGTCAACTCCTGCACTAGGAGCAATAAGAATGAAGCTTAGCCGTTCAGACTTGCTCGGACACAGATAGCTAATTTCGTTAAATTACACACAGCATTTTTATTATCAAGATGAACTAATTCAACAGACAGATCAATAGTTAATGAGCTATAAAATGAATACCTAGATCCAAGCTTGTTGAACGCATAGTAGAAGAATTGTGTTTGTCAGACATTTCAAGACCTCTCAGCATGCTCTCAATAGCAGTAACCTTTTGTTTACTTGCATGGAGAACACTTTCAAGGCTCCGTTCAGTACCTTTTCCAAGTGATTTTGCTTGTGATAGAAGCAAACCAGAAGAAACAGATGTACTGGAGTTCACGCTTGCAGATCTATCCATTGCGACAATTGCAGATGTTCCATATCCAGTAGAAGCAGGTGCTTGAGATGGAGTGCGCAATGCCGGCACGCCCCTTTCCCGCAGTGATGGAGAAGCATATCGTCTGTGCACACCCCCATCCTCGTCATTTATTATCTGTGCAACTTTGATGAAGTTAGGTTTCATTATAAATATATTTATTAGCTATTCTTACTCAAACTGTAAGCAAATGAAACCATATACCCTTTGAATCACAGGATCAAAAGAGGAAAATAGACGTCGAGAACGTTCTGGCCAGGTTTTTGTGAACATGCGATAGCAAGTTCTTGCAGTAGACCGTACCTGTAGAGTTCAAAAAGTTAACTTCTTTAGATGATTAACTCACTATAGCAGCAATTCTCCACTCGAAAAGCAAAACTAATTGTTTTAAATCTTGTAGCCTGAGGATACCCATGACAACATTGCAAAGACGATCTACTAACTTCAAGGTTATACCTCACTCATTGCATCCCCCACACAACATTTAATAAGATCTTCATAAAGATCAGCCGCTCTTTGTATCTCAGGCTCATCAGCCCAGTACTCCAAAATCAGAAGAGCGTATTCGCAACACCTGAGAAACAAACAATCAATTACACAAACCGATGAATGCGAGCATAGCTACGCTCAAACCTAAAGAAAAGAAGAGACACACCTGGCACGGAGTATAGCACTGCGATCATTCTTCGCACAGTCAGCTACACGGGGAAGTACACGTGCAATTTTACAGTTGCGCAACATCTGAAGGAGCACGAGATACATTCAGGTATCAATAAGACTAAGAAAGAGGGAGAGAGAAAGAGACGGAGGAAGGATATAATATTGATTACCGTTTTTATGCAGTTATCTGCAGACTCAGCAATCACGAGTACAGTTATTACTACGAGCTTAAATAGAACCTGAAACATAATAACCAGAGTCTCAGTTAAAAAGGATACAAAGCCAGCAGCACTACGCAAGAGAAAAGATTAACTTACTGGAATGAACATTTCAGCACAAGCCTCAAAATCCCCGAGAAGCTCCTTAGATAACAAGCTCAAGAGATGACAGGCCTAGAGAAGGAATACTAATTAGTGAAAGGTGCAAAACTAACTGCATTTCCATCGACATGAATGCCAATCCAACAGCAATAACGTGATTCCATAGAAAATGAATATTCAGAAAAACTATCTCGACATGTCACCAGTCTTATGCGATAAGCGTCAACTCAACAATCATCTACGAGTAATATTCTTTTACGAAGCtgtaatataaatatatatgactaCACCAGTGTGAATACCTGCTTTACTATACTTGAGCGCCGATCAGACAGTTGTGTGCTAAGGGGTGGAACAAGCTGCTTCAAAAGTGCAGGGAAACATGGATAATCAGTAGCACCTGATATGACAAAATTACACCGTCACAGACagcttttgaaaagaaaataatagCAGCTACACATGTACATAAGCTACATCAAATTCTGAGCGAAGGGAAATAAAAGATTAGTACTACATATAAATACAAAACATAAGAAGTCTATAAGCTTCTCAAAATGCATGACAAAACACAGAATGGCAACCAGAAGGAATTAAAGGATAAAATGATGAACTAACAATAAAAACTTCACTCAGGGCTTTCAGTTATGCAATATGTAATAATATATAAAGATCAGATCTAAATAAAGTCATAAACTTCGTGTTTTCACAGACAGAAACAGGTTGAAACGGAGATGTGAGTCATGCATTTTATATTGGATAAAAGATGAGTCAGTACAAACCTCCAAAGATAAGGCCTTCCACTCTTTGCATGGCAGCTATTCGGACAGACCAGTCTTTCTCCGGAACAAGAATAGACCCAATCTTATCAAATTCCCTAATTAGCTCCTTCTCGGAGTACACTTTTATAGGATCTACAGGCTTTTCCACCACATCACTTTCTCCTGCACCTCATGAAGGAGAAACAATATGAACCTCAATAGGCAGACAATACAAAATCGATTAGATGTGCAAGCGTAACATTGAACAGAAACTGATAAAATAGTTAGCAAAAATAACGCTGAACAGAATTGTATTGACATTCCAAGTAACACAAGTCACATGGAGCAGATCATAAGCACAAAACAGTGAAACACGGGGAAAGCCCGCACAGAATCTCAGACACACATACTGCAAGAAATATGGTAGAAATAGCTAAGCATCCAAAAACACATTAAAACTCTGCAACATCTCAGCCACGTCAAGTACACAAGTTCATCTAAAAGACATCTTCCAAAACGGTATCAAATGCCATAGCTGACCAACTTTCTAAAGAATGTCATAAACAATTAGCATCGATATCTTAAAGCTAATCATCTAAAGTACATATTAACCTCCAGCAAGAGAAATTTCACGAGTTAAATTCTTAGCCTTAGGACTGCTCCTTTTCTGGTTAACATTCGCAGATTTCATTTGTGCTACATGTCCATCTGAGCTGCGAGTCTTTGGTTCAATTTTCTCTAACCTGGCATTAATATCCTTAACCTGCAGCGTTGGTTGCGCGAATCAGTATTTAGTTAGGCAAATGTGAACCCTATACTGctgtttataaaaataaaaaaaaaaacattctgcGGAGTTAAACAAAGGCCTATTTCAGGTACTGAATAAACAAAATCACTAATAATCACCATAAATGTTGGAAGATTATAACGCTGCAATTCTTCGCGAAACTGAGGCCCAACTTGTGTATACATCTCCTGGGGAGAGAAAGGAATAAAAATTAGTGAAACAGTAgcttaaaaattaaaaatcacttCAAGTGTTACATTAATTTGAAGCCATGACCATATGAACCTAgaagagcaccaacaaaaccatgCGATAGAGACTTGACATCCCAAGATATAGTAAGCATGATTGTTGATAAACTTATCCATCAGACAACCAGCAATTCAGCTTACAGTACAGTTCAACTAGAAATATAATTGGACGATACCTCCATGACAAGGAGATAATCCATCGTGGAGGGGCCTAATAACCATCTTTACTTCAGTCTTCACCAATTTACAAGTTGATTAGTCAATCATTCAGTTGTGTGTAAACTGCAACACGTTAACAATAGGGTGGTGACAGAGAAGTATGGTCAATACTTAACAACAGGGCAGGGGTTAACCACCACATGTGTACACCAAATCTGCCCCTAACAAATTCTATTATATACTTTGATTCGTTATGCACAATTCGAGTATATGAGCATCCTTAATTGTATGTACTATGTGCATCTCCCTAAATAATAGAAATTAAAGCAGCATATAACATACTAGCAAATACAATAATACATGAACACAAAATTGCCTCAAACACTGACCTCAATACATGATACAGCTGCTTCTCTTACAGCCTGATTCGAGTCATTTAACATCTGCAAGATCTGAATGTACAAATATAGAAACATCAATTAAATATAAGAGGTATTAGATGCATCATACATCTTCAGAGGGATGAGATATATATGCAACTTCTACTTCCATTACTTAACAGTTCAATAATATGACAATAATTAGTTCTCTACACCGAAGCTGGGAGCTTTTAGTTATTTCCTGTTGGGTGTGATTAACAGATAGTGAAATAACTCGAGTCAGCTATATGGTTCTCTAACAAATTATACAGATCAACTGAAGGAGGGGAAAAAATCCAGTCAAGTTTATACTGCAgtaaccttattgattaattcaCAAAATGCATAGCTGACATACCGGAGGAAGTATAACTCGTTGAAGGGGAAGCTCAGTAGATGCAAAAAGCCCAATAGCTGATGTGACAGCCCGTGCAAATTCTTCCCTAACTCTCCAGCTTTTGTGTGTCCAGGCATAAGAACCAGCTCTTTCAACAATGATTGTCGGAGATG
This DNA window, taken from Papaver somniferum cultivar HN1 unplaced genomic scaffold, ASM357369v1 unplaced-scaffold_133, whole genome shotgun sequence, encodes the following:
- the LOC113333709 gene encoding CLIP-associated protein-like; the encoded protein is MEEALEMARSKDTKERMAGVERVHSLLEASRKSMTSMEITSLVDCCLDLLKDNNFRVSQGALQAFAFAAVLSGEHLKLHFNSLVPAVVERLGDAKQPVRDAARSLLLTLMEVSSPTIIVERAGSYAWTHKSWRVREEFARAVTSAIGLFASTELPLQRVILPPILQMLNDSNQAVREAAVSCIEEMYTQVGPQFREELQRYNLPTFMVKDINARLEKIEPKTRSSDGHVAQMKSANVNQKRSSPKAKNLTREISLAGGESDVVEKPVDPIKVYSEKELIREFDKIGSILVPEKDWSVRIAAMQRVEGLIFGGATDYPCFPALLKQLVPPLSTQLSDRRSSIVKQACHLLSLLSKELLGDFEACAEMFIPVLFKLVVITVLVIAESADNCIKTMLRNCKIARVLPRVADCAKNDRSAILRARCCEYALLILEYWADEPEIQRAADLYEDLIKCCVGDAMSEVRSTARTCYRMFTKTWPERSRRLFSSFDPVIQRIINDEDGGVHRRYASPSLRERGVPALRTPSQAPASTGYGTSAIVAMDRSASVNSSTSVSSGLLLSQAKSLGKGTERSLESVLHASKQKVTAIESMLRGLEMSDKHNSSTMRSTSLDLGVDPPSARDPPFPASVSASNHLTNSVFADSTVSNISRGSSRNGGSMVSDFINPQSHCSKDPRTYSYLSNAGSETLSALSLSYTAKRGSERQQEVSSFEDNTNNRASRRYVASHMDKTYLDTPYKDGNFRDSHNSYVPNFQRPLLRKPVTARVSASSRNSFDDSQLAHNDMGNYVDGPASLNDALTEGLSPTSDWSVRVAAFNFLRTLLQQGPRGTQEVTQSFEKVMKLFFHHLDDPHHKVAQAALSTLAEIIPACRRPFESYMERILPHVFSRLIDPKELVRQPCTTTLEIVSKAYGVDSLLPALLRSLDEQRSPKAKLAVIEFAIKSFNKHAVNSESGNSGILKLWLAKLAPLVHDKNTKLKEAAITCIISVFTHFDSTSVLNFILSLSVEEQNSIRRALKQYSPRIEVDLMNFVQSKKERQRSKSFYDQSDIVGTSSEEGYTVVSKKSNFFGRYSAGSVDSDGVRKWNSLQESSQNTVSAGQAPSDETHENIYRSFEAGSKNGVPISASKDLMYNASTSAENRTSWTTQPETVDHSVCLESSLSTPRVDINRYMASDLGGMTELKPANESSPEAVSSLEKLSPVKVSSSPESGPSIPQILHQVSNGNDGDASITKRGALQQLVEVSLVNEGSIWTKYFNQILTVVLEVLDDSDSSIRELALSVIVEMLNNQKESMEDSVEIVIEKLLHVTKDTVAKVSSEAEQCLTLVLSQYDPFRCLTVIVPLLVSEDDKTLVTCINCLTKLVGRLSQEELMTQLPSFLPALFDAFGNQSADVRKTVVFCLVDIYIMLGKSFLPYLEGLNSTQLRLVTIYANRISQARSGTRIDVNHG